One genomic window of Scatophagus argus isolate fScaArg1 chromosome 16, fScaArg1.pri, whole genome shotgun sequence includes the following:
- the LOC124073878 gene encoding interferon a3-like — translation MLDTLTHSRAQSAAIITVIIIIITTIFIMFSWTSLLFILCSALTPALCCDWLSHYGHLSNTSLTLIRLMGGQLTQQESPVSFPFKLYERVHKEEVKSQLAFIRDSLELISGLYRHDNLSSVTWDTDKTDHFLMSIDRQTEELNTCVPTNRPADSKLRKYYRRLVRSTLCRTGGSPASWELIRKETKEHLQQLDLLVSSIRRRSTTAHQQH, via the exons ATGTTGGACAccctgacacacagcagagctcagtCTGCAGCCATCATcaccgtcatcatcatcatcatcaccaccatcttCATCATGTTCAGCTGGACCAGcctgctcttcatcctctgcAGCGCCCTGACtcctgctctgtgctgtgattggctcagtCACTACGGTCACCTGAGCAACACGTCTCTGACTCTCATCCGCCTCATG GGCGGTCAGCTGACTCAGCAGGAGAGTCCAGTTTCCTTTCCATTCAAACTCTACGAACGCGTGCACAAGGAGGAG gtGAAGTCCCAGTTGGCTTTCATCAGAGACAGCCTGGAGCTGATTTCTGGTCTCTATCGCCATGACAACCTGTCCTCCGTTACCTGGGATACCGACAAGACGGATCACTTCCTGATGTCCATCGACAGACAGACGGAAGAGCTCAACACCTGC gtGCCCACTAACAGGCCAGCAGACAGCAAACTGAGAAAATACTACAGGAGACTGGTCAGAAGTACTCTGTGCCGCACT GGTGGCAGTCCTGCGTCCTGGGAGCTGATCAGGAAGGAGACTAAAGAGCACCTGCAGCAGTTGGACCTGCTGGTGTCGTCCATCAGGAGGCGCTCTACAACAGCTCACCAGCAACACTGA
- the ifnphi3 gene encoding interferon phi 3 — MMLPSFLLILLQVCSLQLMVAARPSCRLRADLVQSAHQLLLDLGGDFPVRCLPYNANISFPVSIFSPAAVNQPQCCRALWVVYESMQKAETIFLNNELPVGEGGVTWDNKTLDDFQNMQDQLVEEGKYLASIDNSGALTPYFHNLTAVLQQQDGASCGWMALRRDLIRVLKSALHNHRACLTWRHAH, encoded by the exons ATGATGCTGCCTTCATTCCTCCTCATTCTCTTGCAGGTCTGCAGCCTCCAGCTGATGGTGGCTGCCAGACCATCCTGTAGGCTGCGGGCAGACCTCGTCCAGTCTGCCCACCAACTGCTCCTAGACCTG GGGGGAGACTTTCCTGTCCGCTGCCTGCCATACAATGCCAACATCTCGTTTCCTGTCTCCATCttctctcctgctgcagtcAATCAGCCTCAG TGCTGCCGAGCATTATGGGTGGTGTATGAGTCAATGCAGAAGGCGGAGACCATTTTTCTGAATAATGAGCTACCTGTTGGAGAGGGTGGAGTTACCTGGGATAATAAGACACTTGATGACTTCCAAAACATGCAGGACCAATTGGTGGAGGAAGGAAAATAT ctggcCAGTATTGACAATTCAGGTGCTTTAACTCCTTACTTTCacaatctgactgcagttctgcagcagcag GATGGCGCTTCCTGTGGCTGGATGGCTTTGAGGAGAGATCTGATCAGGGTCCTAAAGTCTGCCCTGCACAATCACCGTGCTTGTTTGACCTGGAGACACGCCCACTGA
- the syngr1a gene encoding synaptogyrin-1a isoform X2 produces the protein MDGFQAYGAGKAGGAFDPLNFFRQPQTVVRILCWLFSIVILGCVANEGYVNRPEEVEEFCIFNRNQNACNYAISMGTLCFLCSTAFLALDVYFPQISGVKDRKKAVMADIGVSALWSLVWFVGFCFLANQWQVSKEEDNPLNEGADAARAAVIFSFFSVFTWAVLCLLAIHRFKLGADSVTFSQEYVDPNQQEPLGEVTPTED, from the exons ATGGACGGTTTCCAAGCGTACGGGGCAGGGAAGGCGGGTGGAGCTTTCGATCCACTGAACTTCTTCAGGCAACCTCAGACTGTGGTGAGGATCCTCTGCTGG CTCTTTTCCATTGTCATCCTTGGCTGTGTTGCTAACGAGGGTTACGTTAATCGTCCCGAAGAGGTTGAAGAGTTCTGCATCTTCAACCGCAACCAGAATGCCTGCAATTACGCCATTTCCATGGGAACgctgtgtttcctctgcagcactGCTTTCCTGGCACTGGACGTTTACTTTCCTCAGATCAGCGGTGTGAAGGACAGGAAGAAGGCCGTCATGGCTGACATCGGAGTGTCAG ctctctggtCTCTGGTCTGGTTCGTGGGGTTCTGTTTTCTGGCCAATCAGTGGCAGGTTtccaaagaagaagacaacCCTCTGAACGAAGGAGCCGATGCAGCCAGAGCCGCCGtcatcttctccttcttctctgtcttcacttGG gctgTCCTGTGTCTACTGGCCATCCACAGATTTAAACTGGGAGCTGATTCTGTCACATTCAGTCAGGAGTATGTCGACCCCAACCAACAGGAACCTTTGGGCGAGGTCACGCCCACTGAAGACTAG
- the syngr1a gene encoding synaptogyrin-1a isoform X1 yields the protein MDGFQAYGAGKAGGAFDPLNFFRQPQTVVRILCWLFSIVILGCVANEGYVNRPEEVEEFCIFNRNQNACNYAISMGTLCFLCSTAFLALDVYFPQISGVKDRKKAVMADIGVSALWSLVWFVGFCFLANQWQVSKEEDNPLNEGADAARAAVIFSFFSVFTWGGLTLLSLERLKRVSFEEEYNKLFSPPLA from the exons ATGGACGGTTTCCAAGCGTACGGGGCAGGGAAGGCGGGTGGAGCTTTCGATCCACTGAACTTCTTCAGGCAACCTCAGACTGTGGTGAGGATCCTCTGCTGG CTCTTTTCCATTGTCATCCTTGGCTGTGTTGCTAACGAGGGTTACGTTAATCGTCCCGAAGAGGTTGAAGAGTTCTGCATCTTCAACCGCAACCAGAATGCCTGCAATTACGCCATTTCCATGGGAACgctgtgtttcctctgcagcactGCTTTCCTGGCACTGGACGTTTACTTTCCTCAGATCAGCGGTGTGAAGGACAGGAAGAAGGCCGTCATGGCTGACATCGGAGTGTCAG ctctctggtCTCTGGTCTGGTTCGTGGGGTTCTGTTTTCTGGCCAATCAGTGGCAGGTTtccaaagaagaagacaacCCTCTGAACGAAGGAGCCGATGCAGCCAGAGCCGCCGtcatcttctccttcttctctgtcttcacttGG GGAGGTCTCACTCTGCTGTCACTGGAGCGTCTGAAGAGGGTCTCATTTGAAGAAGAATACAACAAACTGTTCAGCCCACCACTtgcctga